From Argopecten irradians isolate NY chromosome 12, Ai_NY, whole genome shotgun sequence, one genomic window encodes:
- the LOC138336603 gene encoding tetra-peptide repeat homeobox protein 1-like: MGRTRRPSTSPYARNEPAPQLTSMPAPQLTSMPAPQPTSMPAPQLTSMPAPQLTSMPAPQLTSMPAPQPTSMPAPQPTSMPAPQQNSMPTPQPTSMPAPQPTSMPAPQLTSMPAPQLTSMPAPQLTSMPAPQPTSMPAPQPTSMPAPQQNSMPTPQPDPTPTVTMGGLIGHSGQALENAGCLVSEGPNQGTPTSIPSIHSILGENVSSKNKSKIINGEFIDLGILLDNSLSARQDTAPKSLYLDVNGQLVAKDKNAKRINNIADWTDAFIIYTSIYSAAHPERVHELLKYIQTIRLGAGRCNGMGWRSYDEQFRLRRSQDPCSSWATVDTELWLIYLSPSISTTLNTERKQSPVGNLKCFDYNFKGLCTRPTCNYAHICMRCGGVTLK, translated from the coding sequence ATGGGGAGGACAAGGAGGCCGTCTACAAGCCCTTACGCAAGAAATGAACCAGCCCCTCAACTAACCAGTATGCCAGCCCCTCAACTAACCAGTATGCCAGCCCCTCAACCAACCAGTATGCCAGCCCCTCAACTAACCAGTATGCCAGCCCCTCAACTAACCAGTATGCCAGCCCCTCAACTAACCAGTATGCCAGCCCCTCAACCAACCAGTATGCCAGCCCCTCAACCAACCAGTATGCCAGCCCCTCAACAAAACAGTATGCCTACCCCTCAACCAACCAGTATGCCAGCCCCTCAACCAACCAGTATGCCAGCCCCTCAACTAACCAGTATGCCAGCCCCTCAACTAACCAGTATGCCAGCCCCTCAACTAACCAGTATGCCAGCCCCTCAACCAACCAGTATGCCAGCCCCTCAACCAACCAGTATGCCAGCCCCTCAACAAAACAGTATGCCTACCCCTCAACCAGACCCTACACCGACAGTTACGATGGGAGGACTAATTGGACACTCAGGTCAAGCTCTCGAAAATGCAGGTTGTTTGGTCAGTGAAGGACCAAACCAAGGTACACCTACTTCCATACCTAGTATTCATAGTATTCTGGGTGAGAATGTGTCGTCAAAAAATAAGAGCAAAATTATAAATGGAGAATTCATTGATTTAGGTATCTTATTAGATAACTCGTTGTCTGCTAGGCAGGACACTGCCCCAAAATCACTATACTTGGACGTTAATGGGCAATTAGTAGCTAAGGATAAGAACGCAAAGAGAATCAACAATATAGCTGATTGGACTGATGCGTTCATTATCTATACCAGTATCTACTCAGCTGCTCACCCTGAACGGGTTCAtgaattgttaaaatatatacaaacaattaGGCTGGGGGCGGGAAGATGTAATGGCATGGGATGGAGGTCCTATGACGAGCAATTTCGCTTAAGGCGGAGTCAAGACCCATGTAGCTCATGGGCTACTGTAGATACTGAGCTTTGGCTCATTTATCTATCTCCAAGCATTAGCACGACGCTTAACACAGAGAGAAAACAGTCTCCTGTAGGTAATTTAAAATGCTTTGACTATAACTTTAAAGGTTTGTGTACCCGTCCCACTTGCAATTATGCCCACATTTGTATGAGATGTGGAGGGGTCACCCTAAAATAA
- the LOC138336605 gene encoding uncharacterized protein, which produces MKDRDILFSGLQNVVKPSTRHNTIHTLHGTSLQTLQTLQTPHTTQSTTHSTGQLYRHYKHYRHDTRHNPHTPRDNSTDTTNTTDTTHGHNPHTPQDILQTLQTLQTPTHDTQSTHSTGHLYRHYKHYRHDTRHSPHTPRDISTDTTNTTDTTHDTIHTLHGTSLQTLQTLQTRHTTQSHTLHGTISTDTTNTTDTRHTTTQVHTLHGTSLQTLQTLQTRHTRHTIHTPPLLRNITTDTTNTTDTTHDTIHTLHGTSLQTLQTLQTRHTTQSTHSTGHLYRHYKHYRHDTRHNPHTPQDISTDTTNTTDTTHDTIHTLHGTTPQDISTDTTNTTDNHDTRPVTHSTGHLYRHYKHYRHDTRHNPHTLHSTSRDNSTDTTNTTDTTHDTVHTLHGTSLQTLQTLQTRHTTQSTHSTGHLYRHYKHYRHTTHDTIHTLHTDNSTGTPQTLQDITGHTTPIHTRPRDIIYRHYKHYTDTTHTLRHDTIHTLHRTHDISTDTTNTTDTTHDTIPHTPQDISTDTTNTTDTTHDTIHTLHGTSLQTLQTTDTTHDNKSHTPHISYMTLQ; this is translated from the coding sequence acacgacacaacacaatccacacactccacGGGACATCTCTACAGACACTTCAAACACTACAGACACCACACACGACACAATCCACTACACACTCCACGGGACAActctacagacactacaaacactacagacacgacacacgacacaatccacacactccacGGGACAActctacagacactacaaacactacagacacgacacacggacacaatccacacactccacaggacattctacagacactacaaacactacagacaccAACACACGACACacaatccacacactccacgggacatctctacagacactacaaacactacagacacgacacaCGACACAGTCCACACACTCCACGGGACatctctacagacactacaaacactacagacaccacacacgacacaatccacacactccacgggacatctctacagacactacaaacactacagacacgacacaCGACACAATCACACACACTCCACGGGACCatctctacagacactacaaacactacagacacacgaCACACGACGACACAAGTCCACACACTCCACGGGACatctctacagacactacaaacactacagacacgacacaCACGACACACAATCCACACACCACCACTCCTCAGGAACATCactacagacactacaaacactacagacacgacacacgacacaatccacacactccacgggacatctctacagacactacaaacactacagacacgacacaCGACACAGTCCACACACTCCACAGGACatctctacagacactacaaacactacagacacgacacacgacacaatccacacactccacaggacatctctacagacactacaaacactacagacacgacacacgacacaatccacacactccacGGGACAACTCCACAGGACatctctacagacactacaaacactacagacaACCACGACACACGACCAGTCACACACTCCACAGGACatctctacagacactacaaacactacagacacgacacaCGACACAATCCACACACACTCCACAGCACATCACGGGACAActctacagacactacaaacactacagacacgacacaCGACACAGTCCACACACTCCACGGGACatctctacagacactacaaacactacagacacgacacacgacacaatccacacactccacgggacatctctacagacactacaaacactacagacacacgacacacgacacaatccacacactccacacGGACAACTCTACAGGGACACCACAAACACTACAGGACATCACGGGACACACGACACCAATCCACACACGTCCACGGGACATCatctacagacactacaaacactacaCAGACACTACACACACACTCAGACAcgacacaatccacacactccacagGACACACGACatctctacagacactacaaacactacagacaccACACACGACACAATCCCACACACTCCACAGGACatctctacagacactacaaacactacagacacgacacacgacacaatccacacactccacgggacatctctacagacactacaaacaACAGACACTACACACGACAACAAATCACACACTCCACACATCTCATACATGACACTACaataa